A DNA window from Carassius gibelio isolate Cgi1373 ecotype wild population from Czech Republic chromosome A8, carGib1.2-hapl.c, whole genome shotgun sequence contains the following coding sequences:
- the LOC128018966 gene encoding methyl-CpG-binding protein 2 isoform X1, giving the protein MAAAESGEERLRGEDKNEDQEGSKDKTQKQKKNKRERQDVEKLEATVSVPPPPPLLTQGDVGQQTEAGKSEPIDPEVGAALSAPESSASAKQRRSIIRDRGPLYDDPSLPQGWTRKLKQRKSGRSAGKFDVYLINPEGKAFRSKVELMAYFQKVGDTTTDPNDFDFTVTGRGSPSRREKRPPKKPKVVKPSGRGRGRPKGSGKVRQATEGVAVKRVIEKSPGKLLVKMPFVVPKTEPGAPVVQAVVAKVRRGRKRKSEQEPPSTPKKRGRKPAAASQSAVGTGSAAAYTTAAILTAEAKKKAQKESSVKPVQERALPIKKRKTRETLEELEGSTTSTTETFVPVIAKRLTASTVTPTGEEVEMGQKSHKHPGRKHKEASTDPGNGSSSSSSGTVTSGSGSGPKGHKKRDHRGQHFKHHHHHHHHQHHHLQAMPPSTYTPQAHQLSLGHSTQGGPLVTTENEPQDLSTSRPKVEHVAFREEAKTDSSSSRDTQNASKMASSDLRGQQKTVTGDGKELRDIVPPSAVPRPSREETVESRTPVSEPVS; this is encoded by the exons atggccGCCGCAGAGAGCGGAGAGGAGAGACT CAGAGGTGAGGACAAGAATGAAGACCAGGAGGGCTCAAAAGACAAGACGCAGaagcagaagaaaaacaaaagggaACGGCAAGATGTGGAAAAACTCGAGGCCACAGTGTCCGTTCCTCCACCCCCGCCCCTCCTTACGCAGGGGGATGTTGGACAACAGACAGAGGCAGGGAAGTCTGAACCCATTGACCCTGAAGTTGGAGCTGCTCTCAGCGCTCCAGAATCTTCCGCATCAGCCAAGCAGCGGCGTTCCATCATTCGGGACAGAGGCCCACTGTATGACGACCCTTCACTGCCTCAAGGTTGGACGCGCAAGCTAAAACAGCGCAAGTCGGGGCGATCCGCTGGAAAATTTGATGTCTACCTGATCAA ccCAGAAGGGAAAGCCTTCCGTTCCAAAGTGGAGCTCATGGCGTACTTCCAAAAGGTGGGTGATACCACCACGGATCCCAATGACTTTGACTTCACAGTCACGGGCCGCGGGAGCCCCTCTCGCAGAGAAAAGAGACCACCAAAGAAGCCTAAAGTGGTCAAACCTTCTGGTCGAGGGAGGGGTCGGCCCAAAGGCAGCGGCAAGGTACGGCAGGCCACAGAAGGGGTGGCTGTGAAGCGTGTCATTGAAAAGAGTCCAGGAAAACTCCTTGTAAAGATGCCCTTTGTGGTCCCCAAAACTGAACCAGGGGCTCCAGTGGTGCAAGCCGTAGTTGCCAAAGTTCGCCGAGGGCGCAAGCGGAAATCAGAACAGGAACCACCGAGCACCCCCAAAAAACGTGGCCGCAAGCCAGCAGCTGCTTCACAGTCAGCGGTGGGGACGGGTTCAGCTGCTGCATACACGACCGCGGCAATTCTCACCGCCGAGGCCAAGAAAAAAGCTCAGAAGGAGTCTTCCGTAAAGCCTGTTCAGGAGAGGGCACTTCCCATCAAGAAACGCAAAACTCGAGAGACTTTAGAGGAGTTGGAAGGATCCACCACCTCCACGACAGAGACGTTTGTTCCCGTGATCGCAAAACGACTGACTGCATCAACTGTGACCCCTACAGGGGAGGAGGTAGAAATGGGACAGAAGTCTCACAAGCATCCCGGCCGGAAGCACAAAGAGGCGTCTACAGATCCGGGGAacggcagcagcagcagcagcagcgggaCGGTAACCAGCGGCAGTGGCAGCGGACCGAAGGGTCACAAGAAGAGAGATCATCGAGGGCAGCACTttaaacaccaccaccaccatcaccaccaccaacACCACCATCTACAGGCCATGCCGCCCTCCACCTACACTCCACAGGCTCACCAGCTCTCCCTGGGTCACTCCACGCAAGGGGGGCCGCTTGTGACAACAGAAAACGAACCCCAGGACTTGAGCACCTCCAGGCCCAAAGTGGAACATGTGGCCTTCCGGGAGGAAGCAAAAACTGATAGCTCCTCGAGCAGGGACACTCAGAACGCAAGCAAGATGGCCTCCTCTGACCTGAGAGGGCAGCAGAAGACTGTGACGGGGGATGGCAAGGAGCTGAGAGACATTGTTCCTCCCTCCGCCGTTCCGAGGCCGAGCCGCGAGGAAACAGTCGAGTCCCGGACACCAGTGAGCGAGCCAGTGAGCTGA
- the LOC128018966 gene encoding methyl-CpG-binding protein 2 isoform X2: protein MAAAESGEERLGEDKNEDQEGSKDKTQKQKKNKRERQDVEKLEATVSVPPPPPLLTQGDVGQQTEAGKSEPIDPEVGAALSAPESSASAKQRRSIIRDRGPLYDDPSLPQGWTRKLKQRKSGRSAGKFDVYLINPEGKAFRSKVELMAYFQKVGDTTTDPNDFDFTVTGRGSPSRREKRPPKKPKVVKPSGRGRGRPKGSGKVRQATEGVAVKRVIEKSPGKLLVKMPFVVPKTEPGAPVVQAVVAKVRRGRKRKSEQEPPSTPKKRGRKPAAASQSAVGTGSAAAYTTAAILTAEAKKKAQKESSVKPVQERALPIKKRKTRETLEELEGSTTSTTETFVPVIAKRLTASTVTPTGEEVEMGQKSHKHPGRKHKEASTDPGNGSSSSSSGTVTSGSGSGPKGHKKRDHRGQHFKHHHHHHHHQHHHLQAMPPSTYTPQAHQLSLGHSTQGGPLVTTENEPQDLSTSRPKVEHVAFREEAKTDSSSSRDTQNASKMASSDLRGQQKTVTGDGKELRDIVPPSAVPRPSREETVESRTPVSEPVS from the exons atggccGCCGCAGAGAGCGGAGAGGAGAGACT AGGTGAGGACAAGAATGAAGACCAGGAGGGCTCAAAAGACAAGACGCAGaagcagaagaaaaacaaaagggaACGGCAAGATGTGGAAAAACTCGAGGCCACAGTGTCCGTTCCTCCACCCCCGCCCCTCCTTACGCAGGGGGATGTTGGACAACAGACAGAGGCAGGGAAGTCTGAACCCATTGACCCTGAAGTTGGAGCTGCTCTCAGCGCTCCAGAATCTTCCGCATCAGCCAAGCAGCGGCGTTCCATCATTCGGGACAGAGGCCCACTGTATGACGACCCTTCACTGCCTCAAGGTTGGACGCGCAAGCTAAAACAGCGCAAGTCGGGGCGATCCGCTGGAAAATTTGATGTCTACCTGATCAA ccCAGAAGGGAAAGCCTTCCGTTCCAAAGTGGAGCTCATGGCGTACTTCCAAAAGGTGGGTGATACCACCACGGATCCCAATGACTTTGACTTCACAGTCACGGGCCGCGGGAGCCCCTCTCGCAGAGAAAAGAGACCACCAAAGAAGCCTAAAGTGGTCAAACCTTCTGGTCGAGGGAGGGGTCGGCCCAAAGGCAGCGGCAAGGTACGGCAGGCCACAGAAGGGGTGGCTGTGAAGCGTGTCATTGAAAAGAGTCCAGGAAAACTCCTTGTAAAGATGCCCTTTGTGGTCCCCAAAACTGAACCAGGGGCTCCAGTGGTGCAAGCCGTAGTTGCCAAAGTTCGCCGAGGGCGCAAGCGGAAATCAGAACAGGAACCACCGAGCACCCCCAAAAAACGTGGCCGCAAGCCAGCAGCTGCTTCACAGTCAGCGGTGGGGACGGGTTCAGCTGCTGCATACACGACCGCGGCAATTCTCACCGCCGAGGCCAAGAAAAAAGCTCAGAAGGAGTCTTCCGTAAAGCCTGTTCAGGAGAGGGCACTTCCCATCAAGAAACGCAAAACTCGAGAGACTTTAGAGGAGTTGGAAGGATCCACCACCTCCACGACAGAGACGTTTGTTCCCGTGATCGCAAAACGACTGACTGCATCAACTGTGACCCCTACAGGGGAGGAGGTAGAAATGGGACAGAAGTCTCACAAGCATCCCGGCCGGAAGCACAAAGAGGCGTCTACAGATCCGGGGAacggcagcagcagcagcagcagcgggaCGGTAACCAGCGGCAGTGGCAGCGGACCGAAGGGTCACAAGAAGAGAGATCATCGAGGGCAGCACTttaaacaccaccaccaccatcaccaccaccaacACCACCATCTACAGGCCATGCCGCCCTCCACCTACACTCCACAGGCTCACCAGCTCTCCCTGGGTCACTCCACGCAAGGGGGGCCGCTTGTGACAACAGAAAACGAACCCCAGGACTTGAGCACCTCCAGGCCCAAAGTGGAACATGTGGCCTTCCGGGAGGAAGCAAAAACTGATAGCTCCTCGAGCAGGGACACTCAGAACGCAAGCAAGATGGCCTCCTCTGACCTGAGAGGGCAGCAGAAGACTGTGACGGGGGATGGCAAGGAGCTGAGAGACATTGTTCCTCCCTCCGCCGTTCCGAGGCCGAGCCGCGAGGAAACAGTCGAGTCCCGGACACCAGTGAGCGAGCCAGTGAGCTGA